GAGTGAAATAAATCATCAAAGGCGTGTTGAGCCATACGCTGAGCACTCTGAGAGAACAGTTGCTCAGCCGCAGGATTGGCATAATGAATTTGGCGTTGATCATCGAGCAATAAAATTGCTGTGACTTGGTGTTCAAGTAATTGAGTTGAGAAATCCATCGTTAACGCCATCATCCTTATAGCAAATTAATAAATGCACCATCATGGTGCATCATACCTTGCTTTTTAGAATGGAACTATATGAATTCCTCTAGTTTGCAGACGGTCGGTGTAGATACACGGTGATAATAGGTGATGATGCAATTCTCTTGCCGTCTTTGGTAGCAACAACAGTAATAAGATGAGTACCTCGATCTATGCCTGTTAGCTTCCACTCAGTTGATGCTTGAGGTAGACCGTAAGGGGAGCCATCAAGCATAAGCTGCAGTTTTTCATCGATGGATAACTTACGGTTTAAATCCGTTAGTACGGTGATGTGTCCACGAGAGCTTCGAATGGTTTCTTCTTGTTGTAAATTGCTAAATGAAATCTCAAGCTTTTTGTCTTTTTTCTCAGGTGCTTTTGATTTGGTTTTCTTTGCGACAGGTTCTACGGATGTAGCCGTGTCATCATAAGATTCCTCTAAAGGCACGCTAGTAGATAAAGAGAGTTGTTTCGATTTGATGTTTGTTGGTGGTGGAGAATCACTGAAATGCCTTGTTCCATCACTGTCTTCCCACGTATACAC
The Aliivibrio fischeri ATCC 7744 = JCM 18803 = DSM 507 DNA segment above includes these coding regions:
- a CDS encoding DUF4124 domain-containing protein, with product MSYKQLIFLILFSTSAFAGTVYTWEDSDGTRHFSDSPPPTNIKSKQLSLSTSVPLEESYDDTATSVEPVAKKTKSKAPEKKDKKLEISFSNLQQEETIRSSRGHITVLTDLNRKLSIDEKLQLMLDGSPYGLPQASTEWKLTGIDRGTHLITVVATKDGKRIASSPIITVYLHRPSAN